TCCCTTGGTGAGCTTCGTGTCCAAGTTTTTTATTTTTTTGATTATATCTTAATAAGAAAATAAATAAGATTTAGCGATAGATTCATAGAAGATAAATAAAAAGAACCTAACTATTATTATGGTTAGGTTCTTAAATATTTTTGATTATAATAAATTTGTATCCTATCTATGATTTCTTAAATTAAAGATCCTTTTTCTCTCATTTTATCCTGTAATTTCTCTATTGAAATAGTTCTAGAGGTTTTAGCATCTTTTATTATCTGAACCGCCGCTAATGCTGCTGCTTGGCCCTCTTCAAAACATTGAGCTACAACTCTACAAGACGCTAAAGCTTCGTGTTCTGCTGATATACATCTTCCTGCAACTAAAAGGTTATTTACCTTTTTAGGTATCATTGCTTCAAAGGGTACTTCGTAATAATCTTCATCTAAGTTTACAACTTTAACACCCTTATCTCCTAAATGAACCTCAATAGGCCATGCACTTCTTACTATAGCCGAATCAAACTTCTTAGCTTCTACTACATCTTCGTTTTTCAATGTATAGTCACACACAATAGTTCTAGACTGCCTGATTCCTATTTGAGATGCAGTATCCATCAAATAAGAATTTTCAAATCCTGGAATATAATCTTGAACAAATCTTTCATATTCTCTTACCTGCTTTCTTCCTAAAAATTCAGCTTCTGTCAAATCTTTAGTTTTTGTAGGGTATAGAGTCCTTCCGTCTTTTGCTACAATACTTGTTGCATTCATTATAGCCTGTTTTTTATTAGGTGCTTTAAAAATAAATGGATGTTTTCTTGGTAAATGGTAGTTCCCTGTAGCTGAGGCTTCTAGAGTTTTTTTCCATACGTCTTCTAATTTCCATTCTCCATATTTTCCCCAATCTACATCTGTCATTCTAA
This sequence is a window from Psychrilyobacter atlanticus DSM 19335. Protein-coding genes within it:
- a CDS encoding FAD-dependent oxidoreductase, with the protein product MSKYIEPAKELTILEEVDVVIVGGGPAGVSAAVNAAEEGLSTVIIEKNGFFGGANVGGYSATIGGLFNSTEDGKPEQIVQGFAGRFADLLEAKGGLVRLERFGHTWLSPHDPFIWKETADEIIEKSGAKTYFHTNFVDTIVKDGEIEGIIVENKDGRGVIKGKFYIDCSGDGDLAYRAGAPFVFGKDGDIQSMTFTFRMTDVDWGKYGEWKLEDVWKKTLEASATGNYHLPRKHPFIFKAPNKKQAIMNATSIVAKDGRTLYPTKTKDLTEAEFLGRKQVREYERFVQDYIPGFENSYLMDTASQIGIRQSRTIVCDYTLKNEDVVEAKKFDSAIVRSAWPIEVHLGDKGVKVVNLDEDYYEVPFEAMIPKKVNNLLVAGRCISAEHEALASCRVVAQCFEEGQAAALAAVQIIKDAKTSRTISIEKLQDKMREKGSLI